In Caldisphaera lagunensis DSM 15908, a single genomic region encodes these proteins:
- a CDS encoding DUF998 domain-containing protein, with the protein MNKRTIKKLIILFSILAILSSWVTIFTSISFNPWFKINKNAFSDLGGGSYINGHPPPMFPFIYNVGMIITGSLIFIFSIFIAFYSRNVIEAIGGSYFSLSGIFLILIGIYHEGTYPHIFVSLWFFILASISIFILGISLIKIYRNRGLFLTIFPILAWIFSYFIPFSSTAETELYGILAIEISVLLYISTLWIKLILK; encoded by the coding sequence ATGAATAAAAGAACAATAAAAAAATTAATTATTTTATTTTCAATATTGGCCATCCTATCTTCATGGGTTACTATTTTTACTTCTATTTCATTTAACCCATGGTTTAAGATTAATAAAAATGCATTTAGCGATCTAGGAGGTGGTTCTTATATAAATGGTCACCCACCTCCAATGTTTCCTTTTATTTATAATGTTGGTATGATTATAACAGGTTCACTAATATTCATTTTTAGCATTTTTATAGCTTTTTATTCAAGAAACGTGATAGAGGCAATAGGCGGTTCATATTTTTCTTTATCTGGAATATTTCTCATTTTAATAGGAATTTATCATGAAGGCACATATCCTCATATTTTCGTTTCATTATGGTTTTTTATTTTAGCATCTATTTCCATCTTTATCCTAGGAATTTCTCTTATTAAAATTTATAGAAATAGGGGTCTATTTTTGACAATATTTCCCATATTGGCATGGATATTTTCATATTTTATTCCATTCTCCTCTACTGCTGAAACCGAACTATATGGTATCTTGGCTATAGAAATTTCTGTGTTATTGTATATATCAACATTATGGATTAAATTAATTTTAAAATAA
- a CDS encoding peroxiredoxin, whose product MAELNLGENFLDFSLYNTDLKEVKLSDYINQGKPVVLLFFPGAFTSVCTKELCTFRDKMSLLNKANAVVFGISVDSPFSLAKFKAENKLNFDLLSDYNREVIKLYNVYHEDLSMIGLPKLKEASKRAVFIFDKKGKLAYKWVSDHPGKEPDYDKVVEIVNSL is encoded by the coding sequence ATGGCAGAATTGAATTTGGGAGAAAATTTTCTTGATTTCTCTCTGTATAATACAGATTTAAAAGAAGTAAAACTAAGCGATTACATAAATCAAGGAAAGCCTGTTGTTTTATTATTTTTCCCAGGAGCTTTTACAAGTGTTTGTACAAAAGAGTTATGTACATTTAGGGATAAAATGTCATTGTTAAATAAGGCAAATGCTGTTGTATTTGGAATCAGTGTTGATAGTCCTTTCTCTTTAGCTAAATTTAAGGCTGAGAATAAATTAAACTTCGATTTGTTAAGCGATTATAATAGGGAAGTCATAAAATTATACAATGTTTATCATGAGGATTTAAGTATGATAGGATTACCTAAATTAAAGGAAGCATCAAAAAGGGCTGTATTTATTTTCGATAAAAAAGGAAAACTTGCATATAAATGGGTTTCAGATCATCCAGGTAAAGAGCCAGATTATGATAAGGTTGTAGAAATTGTAAATAGCTTATAA
- a CDS encoding AMP-binding protein: MGLLYTFEYILRRASQLFPDQEIIDVNGRKTYKETYKETLNLITYLKSLGIKRGDVVSIIGLNNIKFFELIYAITTIGGIAYPINIRLPPDQLIYTLNKSSSRYFIYENIFKELADLVKSKINIETVSFNELKFNLGEGKPVSNKNDDAIILFTSGTTGLPKAVLYNQEKMINGALSILNQLTYYNAPAKLSQNDVMFPQIPIYHILSWGSLIIAPLIGAKLIYGGKFDPKIAIEIIEKENVTWISVVPTMMQMLLDTGLSKRGLKVLIGGSPIPDGLVKKMKDLDIHFSAIYGGTDMLAASITIETKHVKNGILDYHKVTHPVPMAEFYIDSKSQNQPGEIWFRAPWMPNGYYNDKEKTMESFTPDGWFKTGDIGYIAEDGGLIVLDRVKDIIKSGGEWIPSSVLEASISELPFISLVAVIAKKDEKWGERPIAVVKLSKETQNAKELIYEHLRKYVNEGKLSKFWLPDDIIIVNDIPLTGTGKIDKKNLKEILKNYNK; this comes from the coding sequence GTGGGATTGTTGTACACCTTTGAGTATATATTGAGAAGAGCATCCCAATTATTTCCTGATCAAGAAATTATAGATGTTAATGGAAGGAAAACATATAAAGAAACATATAAAGAAACTTTGAATTTAATAACATATTTAAAGTCATTAGGAATAAAAAGAGGAGACGTTGTATCTATTATTGGCTTAAACAACATAAAATTTTTTGAGTTAATTTATGCGATAACTACAATAGGGGGTATCGCTTATCCAATAAATATTAGATTGCCCCCAGATCAATTGATATATACTTTAAATAAATCAAGTTCTAGGTATTTCATATATGAAAATATATTTAAAGAATTAGCTGATTTGGTTAAATCAAAAATAAATATTGAGACAGTATCTTTTAATGAATTAAAGTTTAATCTTGGAGAGGGGAAACCGGTAAGCAATAAAAATGATGATGCAATAATTTTATTTACAAGCGGTACTACTGGATTACCAAAAGCTGTTCTATATAATCAAGAAAAAATGATAAACGGTGCATTATCTATATTAAATCAATTAACGTATTATAATGCGCCAGCCAAACTAAGCCAAAACGATGTTATGTTTCCACAGATACCAATTTATCATATATTATCTTGGGGATCTTTAATTATAGCTCCATTGATTGGAGCTAAATTGATATATGGAGGAAAATTCGATCCCAAAATCGCAATAGAAATTATTGAGAAAGAAAATGTAACCTGGATAAGCGTTGTTCCAACAATGATGCAAATGCTTTTAGATACCGGATTAAGTAAAAGAGGACTAAAGGTTTTGATAGGTGGTAGTCCAATACCAGATGGATTAGTAAAGAAAATGAAAGACCTTGATATTCATTTTTCTGCAATCTATGGAGGAACTGATATGTTAGCTGCCTCAATAACAATAGAAACAAAACATGTAAAGAATGGTATATTAGATTATCATAAAGTCACTCATCCCGTTCCTATGGCCGAATTTTATATAGATTCTAAATCACAAAATCAACCGGGAGAAATATGGTTTAGAGCTCCATGGATGCCTAATGGATATTACAATGACAAAGAAAAAACTATGGAATCTTTTACGCCTGATGGCTGGTTTAAAACAGGGGATATTGGATATATAGCAGAAGATGGAGGGTTAATTGTATTAGATAGGGTAAAGGATATAATAAAGAGCGGAGGAGAATGGATACCATCAAGCGTTTTGGAAGCATCTATTTCGGAATTACCATTTATTTCTTTAGTTGCTGTCATTGCGAAAAAGGATGAAAAGTGGGGAGAAAGGCCAATAGCTGTTGTAAAATTATCTAAAGAAACTCAAAATGCAAAAGAGTTAATATATGAACATTTAAGAAAATATGTAAATGAAGGTAAATTGAGCAAATTCTGGTTGCCAGATGATATTATTATAGTAAATGATATACCATTAACTGGAACAGGTAAAATAGATAAGAAGAATTTAAAGGAAATCCTAAAAAATTATAATAAATGA
- a CDS encoding acyl-CoA dehydrogenase family protein: MPLRGLENISYAYGLNHYTLDKPLKDLLKIYTKSRNDFTELGKFVGKEVYESTYRVDLESLPRLIYWGTNGERVDYTWIDPYERFIVNELIMKYGVNRYPFDNGTWHDHYAGIYLIGDPGLSCILTITIQTAYALNKYADGELRNRYKKLVGLDKDLELGATWFTETQGGSDLGANTTVAKKIKENTYLLNGYKYFSSGAGIADVSLVSARPENGKEGAKGLALYLLPRYNTKGELNYYIRRLKYKSGTNSVPTGEVELINSEAELVGKENEGIYYIMEDLTVSRLANAIGAMGTARKAYFEALGFSKDRKAFGKKIIEHPLMIRDLIDMEVSIEGGLALAYKAINEFQNSINSRPPYTKEYHYARFLTHIAKNVTAELSAKVTQLAMEAFGGIGFLTEYPIERWHREALITPIWEGTSNIQALDMLESMVKKRAHEVYLEDLKSLVNETYDKEFSKKLYDKTNEIMKWFSSLSPTEAEFNSKDFLRQQGHILASILLNSLAYHTGDEIYDVVSKQYYKLYVERKELDLINKYDEIISIHGLYEL; encoded by the coding sequence ATGCCATTAAGGGGTTTAGAAAATATATCTTATGCTTATGGTTTAAATCATTATACTCTAGATAAACCTTTGAAGGATTTGCTTAAAATTTATACTAAATCAAGAAATGATTTTACTGAATTAGGAAAATTTGTTGGAAAAGAAGTTTATGAATCCACATATAGAGTTGACTTGGAAAGTCTGCCAAGATTAATTTATTGGGGGACAAATGGAGAAAGGGTTGATTATACATGGATTGATCCCTATGAAAGGTTTATTGTTAATGAACTAATTATGAAATATGGTGTAAACAGATATCCATTTGATAATGGGACTTGGCATGATCATTATGCAGGCATTTATTTGATTGGTGATCCTGGATTATCATGTATATTAACAATAACAATACAAACAGCTTATGCATTAAATAAATATGCCGATGGAGAATTAAGGAATAGATATAAAAAATTAGTTGGTTTAGATAAAGATTTGGAATTAGGTGCTACATGGTTTACTGAAACGCAAGGAGGAAGTGATTTAGGAGCAAACACGACTGTAGCAAAAAAGATTAAAGAAAATACATATCTGCTAAATGGTTATAAGTATTTCTCAAGTGGTGCTGGTATTGCTGATGTATCTTTAGTTTCTGCAAGGCCTGAAAATGGAAAAGAAGGTGCTAAAGGATTAGCATTATATTTATTGCCAAGATATAATACCAAAGGAGAACTGAATTATTATATTAGAAGACTAAAATACAAGAGTGGGACAAATTCTGTTCCTACTGGGGAGGTTGAATTAATAAATTCTGAAGCGGAATTAGTGGGAAAAGAGAATGAAGGAATTTATTACATAATGGAGGATTTAACAGTATCAAGGTTAGCTAATGCAATTGGTGCAATGGGAACAGCTAGGAAGGCATATTTTGAGGCTCTAGGATTTTCAAAAGATAGAAAAGCTTTTGGAAAGAAAATAATTGAGCATCCATTGATGATTAGAGATCTAATTGATATGGAAGTATCAATAGAAGGAGGCTTAGCCTTAGCTTATAAAGCAATAAATGAGTTCCAAAATTCAATAAATTCAAGACCTCCTTATACAAAGGAATATCACTACGCTAGATTTTTAACACATATTGCTAAGAATGTAACTGCAGAATTATCAGCTAAGGTAACACAATTAGCTATGGAAGCATTTGGAGGAATTGGTTTCTTAACTGAATATCCAATAGAAAGGTGGCATAGAGAGGCGTTAATTACACCTATTTGGGAAGGGACTAGTAATATACAGGCATTAGATATGCTAGAAAGTATGGTAAAGAAAAGAGCACATGAAGTTTATTTAGAAGATCTAAAGAGCCTTGTAAATGAGACATACGATAAAGAATTTAGCAAAAAATTATATGATAAAACTAATGAGATAATGAAATGGTTTTCCTCATTATCTCCAACAGAAGCTGAATTCAATTCAAAGGATTTCTTAAGACAGCAAGGACATATATTAGCAAGTATTTTGCTAAACAGCCTAGCATATCATACAGGAGATGAAATTTATGATGTTGTTTCTAAACAATATTATAAACTGTATGTGGAAAGAAAAGAGCTTGATTTAATTAACAAATACGATGAAATAATCTCAATACATGGTTTATATGAATTATAA
- the trpC gene encoding indole-3-glycerol phosphate synthase TrpC produces the protein MNWLEEVIENSKNRIKVKNERKKKINSLKESLINLQQKGVTPIIAEYKRKSPSGFISDKDYHNYINFLENYVAGFSVLTEEKYFGGSYEILESISEITNKPILMKDFIVTKDQIDNAFRIGADAILLIASILNEDLLDQLINYARSYRLETLVEIHTYEEFEKIKSFKFDLLGINSRNLFTLNVSLDNTIKLLRNIKGDYIKIAESGIKSKEDILKLKDNGANGFLIGTTLMKNPLIIRELL, from the coding sequence ATGAATTGGCTAGAAGAAGTAATTGAAAATTCAAAGAATAGAATAAAAGTTAAAAATGAAAGGAAGAAGAAAATAAATTCTTTGAAAGAATCGCTTATAAATTTACAACAAAAAGGGGTAACACCAATAATAGCTGAATATAAAAGAAAATCTCCTTCGGGATTTATTTCTGATAAAGATTATCATAATTACATAAATTTTTTAGAAAATTACGTTGCAGGCTTTAGTGTTTTAACGGAAGAAAAATATTTTGGAGGCTCTTATGAAATTTTGGAATCTATTTCAGAGATTACAAACAAGCCCATATTAATGAAGGATTTTATTGTAACAAAAGACCAAATAGATAATGCTTTTAGAATTGGGGCTGATGCAATTTTATTAATTGCTTCGATTTTAAATGAAGATCTATTAGATCAATTAATTAACTATGCAAGATCTTATAGACTAGAAACATTAGTTGAAATACATACATATGAAGAATTTGAAAAAATAAAGAGCTTTAAGTTTGATCTATTGGGAATAAATTCTAGAAACTTATTTACCTTAAATGTCAGTTTAGATAATACAATAAAGTTGCTGAGAAACATAAAGGGAGATTATATAAAAATAGCAGAAAGTGGAATTAAAAGTAAAGAAGATATTTTGAAATTAAAAGACAATGGAGCTAATGGATTTTTAATTGGAACTACTTTAATGAAAAATCCTCTTATTATAAGAGAATTATTATGA
- a CDS encoding anthranilate synthase component II, translating to MDLTLIIDNYDSFVYNIYQYVAELGSRPIVLRNDEIKLESIEKINPDRIIISPGPGSPLIKEDIGISDDIIREFGNKIPILGVCLGHQIIGYVFNSIIRNARKIYHGKISKINIINNDSQIFKGIPKEIYGTRYHSLVIDEVKKPLIIDAISDEDKEIMAIHHEKYPIFGVQFHPESIGTAYGKQIIKNFLEVK from the coding sequence ATGGATCTAACGCTTATTATTGATAATTATGATAGCTTTGTTTATAATATTTACCAATATGTTGCAGAATTGGGGAGCAGACCAATAGTTTTAAGGAATGATGAAATAAAATTAGAAAGCATAGAAAAAATTAATCCAGATAGAATAATTATATCCCCAGGCCCAGGTAGTCCTTTAATAAAGGAAGACATTGGTATATCTGATGATATAATTAGAGAATTCGGAAATAAAATACCAATTTTGGGTGTTTGTTTAGGCCACCAAATTATTGGCTATGTTTTTAATTCTATAATAAGAAATGCGAGGAAAATTTATCATGGAAAGATAAGCAAAATAAATATAATAAACAATGATTCCCAAATATTTAAAGGAATTCCTAAAGAAATATATGGAACAAGATATCATAGCTTGGTAATAGATGAAGTTAAGAAACCATTAATAATTGATGCGATTTCTGATGAAGATAAGGAGATAATGGCAATACATCATGAAAAGTACCCAATATTTGGGGTTCAATTCCATCCAGAAAGCATTGGAACAGCTTATGGGAAACAAATAATAAAGAACTTCTTGGAGGTGAAATAA
- a CDS encoding anthranilate synthase component I, translated as MNYKSLENMMRFINNENDFFAILEDSNKREIRIYYGKKSYFIGNDKNFLNNLEEFNRGNEYAIGYISYDSVKLWEKVKDINEEAEKWPYAEFFIPENQIIINDINNEFRKEINSENVSTKFYDQSLDKELYEQGVRKILDYIHKGYAFQVVLSRFYRYLLHGDPIEIYIKLRKISPSPYNFYIKFHDRILIGSSPELLFKYDNNVKTYPIAGTRPRGKSEEEDKKLEFELLNSEKDRAEHLMLLDLARNDLGKISIPGSVEVLKSFYIEKYSHVQHIVSEVVGKLDKRKGLKDIIKAMFPAGTVSGAPKVFAMNLIEDLERYKRGPYAGIVGYYNKNEGEFAITIRTALINKEIMRIQAGAGIVYDSIPENEFFETEYKLMALKEAIGDK; from the coding sequence ATGAATTATAAAAGCTTAGAAAATATGATGAGATTTATTAATAACGAAAATGATTTCTTTGCAATTTTAGAGGATTCAAATAAAAGAGAAATAAGGATCTATTATGGTAAAAAATCTTATTTTATAGGAAACGATAAAAACTTCTTAAATAATTTAGAAGAATTTAATAGAGGAAATGAATATGCAATAGGATATATTTCTTATGATTCTGTGAAATTATGGGAAAAAGTAAAAGATATTAATGAAGAAGCAGAAAAATGGCCCTATGCAGAATTTTTTATACCTGAAAACCAAATAATCATTAATGATATTAATAATGAATTTAGGAAAGAAATTAATTCAGAAAATGTTTCAACAAAATTTTACGATCAATCACTTGATAAGGAATTATATGAGCAAGGGGTAAGGAAAATATTAGATTATATACATAAAGGTTATGCATTTCAAGTTGTACTATCAAGGTTTTATAGGTATTTATTACATGGTGATCCTATCGAAATTTACATAAAGTTAAGAAAAATAAGTCCTTCACCATATAATTTTTACATAAAGTTTCACGATAGGATTCTAATCGGATCAAGCCCTGAGCTCTTGTTTAAATATGACAATAATGTAAAAACATATCCTATAGCAGGAACAAGACCAAGAGGTAAAAGTGAAGAAGAGGATAAAAAATTAGAATTTGAGTTATTAAATTCTGAAAAAGATAGAGCTGAACATTTAATGCTGCTGGATTTAGCAAGAAATGATTTAGGTAAAATATCAATACCAGGATCTGTTGAAGTTTTAAAATCATTCTATATAGAAAAATATAGCCACGTACAACATATTGTTTCAGAAGTTGTAGGCAAATTAGATAAAAGAAAGGGATTAAAAGATATAATTAAGGCAATGTTTCCTGCAGGTACAGTTTCTGGGGCACCAAAGGTTTTTGCAATGAATTTGATAGAAGATTTAGAAAGATATAAAAGAGGGCCTTATGCTGGTATTGTTGGATATTATAATAAAAATGAAGGAGAATTTGCTATTACCATTAGGACTGCTCTAATAAATAAAGAGATTATGAGAATTCAAGCAGGTGCTGGAATAGTTTATGATTCTATACCAGAAAACGAATTTTTTGAAACAGAGTACAAATTAATGGCATTAAAAGAAGCAATAGGTGATAAATAA
- a CDS encoding phosphoribosylanthranilate isomerase, translating into MTKLKICGVKYLEDVEFLNELKVDYIGMINEPNTPRYVDLEKIRKAINISKIPIVLVKSSINIDEIEKIPNEYIQIHRVLKDEELEMLSTIENKKVILYVPARLDYINYLKKAIKYTKFVLIDSFDKTISNINILKTMLEEYKEAGIAGGININNIYDYVKLEPGFIDISRGVEETTGKKSKEKVEFVLKVIKNEL; encoded by the coding sequence ATGACTAAATTAAAGATCTGTGGAGTGAAATATTTAGAAGACGTTGAATTTCTCAATGAATTAAAAGTTGACTATATAGGAATGATCAATGAGCCAAATACTCCTAGGTATGTTGATTTAGAAAAGATCAGAAAAGCTATTAATATATCAAAAATACCAATAGTATTAGTAAAATCGAGTATTAATATTGATGAAATAGAAAAAATTCCTAATGAATACATTCAAATACATAGAGTATTAAAAGATGAGGAACTTGAGATGCTATCAACAATAGAAAACAAAAAAGTTATTTTATATGTACCCGCGAGGCTAGACTACATAAATTATCTTAAAAAGGCTATTAAATATACAAAGTTCGTATTAATTGACTCCTTTGATAAGACAATTTCCAACATTAATATCTTGAAAACAATGTTAGAAGAATATAAAGAAGCAGGAATTGCTGGAGGAATTAACATAAACAACATTTATGATTATGTTAAACTAGAACCTGGATTTATTGATATATCAAGAGGAGTTGAAGAGACAACTGGTAAAAAAAGTAAAGAAAAGGTTGAATTTGTTTTAAAGGTGATAAAAAATGAATTATAA
- the trpD gene encoding anthranilate phosphoribosyltransferase codes for MKPNEYLKLIAERKNLTQEEAEELANMLLDKNIDESLASAILISLKMKGETSDEIVGFVRSLRKHALGFDYRDAIDIVGTGGDGLNTINVSTISSILISNKYKVAKHGNRASSSLSGSADFLETVGYNINIDVNKAKELLEKTNFVFLFAQAYHLSMKNVAGIRKKLGIRTIFNLIGPLSNPFNVDTILIGVYPYNYIDVLADAVKELKYKRAILVSGEPGLDEVSPMGKTTVIEIKNDKEDRYQLSPEDFKIERFNINKVSVNNPEESAIRAIRASIGKDEFAEKFIRINTSMGLYLINEVDSLYEGYEVSGELLSKLPQRLIDLVSINGNQDKLKNILVRAYD; via the coding sequence ATGAAACCTAATGAATACTTAAAGCTAATTGCTGAGAGAAAAAATTTAACACAAGAAGAAGCGGAAGAATTAGCAAATATGTTATTAGATAAAAACATTGATGAGTCATTAGCTTCAGCAATACTAATTTCATTAAAAATGAAAGGTGAAACTTCTGATGAAATCGTTGGTTTTGTTAGATCATTAAGGAAGCATGCTTTAGGCTTTGATTATAGAGATGCTATTGATATTGTAGGAACTGGGGGAGATGGATTAAATACAATAAATGTAAGCACAATTTCATCAATTTTAATTAGTAATAAATACAAGGTTGCAAAACATGGCAATAGAGCTTCATCAAGTTTAAGCGGTAGTGCTGATTTCTTAGAAACAGTAGGTTACAATATTAATATTGATGTAAACAAAGCTAAGGAATTGCTTGAGAAGACAAATTTCGTCTTCTTATTTGCTCAAGCATATCATTTAAGCATGAAAAATGTAGCTGGAATAAGAAAGAAACTAGGAATTAGGACAATATTTAATTTAATAGGACCATTATCTAATCCTTTTAATGTTGATACTATTTTAATAGGAGTTTATCCCTATAATTATATAGATGTTTTAGCAGATGCTGTTAAGGAGTTAAAGTATAAGAGAGCAATATTAGTTTCAGGCGAACCAGGATTAGATGAAGTTTCTCCTATGGGAAAAACTACAGTTATTGAGATTAAAAATGATAAAGAAGATAGATACCAATTATCACCAGAAGATTTTAAAATAGAAAGGTTTAACATAAATAAGGTTTCAGTTAATAATCCAGAAGAATCAGCAATTAGGGCTATAAGAGCATCTATAGGAAAAGATGAATTTGCAGAAAAGTTCATTAGAATAAATACTTCTATGGGATTATACTTAATAAATGAAGTAGACTCCTTATATGAAGGCTATGAAGTTTCTGGAGAACTATTGAGTAAATTACCACAAAGACTTATTGATTTAGTTTCAATTAATGGAAATCAAGACAAATTGAAAAATATTTTGGTGAGAGCCTATGACTAA
- the trpA gene encoding tryptophan synthase subunit alpha, with translation MKYLVCYMTLGYPNSDTFLEFIDKSQNLGCDILEIGIPTNNAKYDGPTIKSSYKKVNKINIENEFKNLSHIIRKPTLALTYLEDHENDLENFLKMMKKYNFAGVLMPDLIIDYIGEYKKYHEFVKRNELNDVIFVSPTVPDKILKEVSEYSDLFLYYGIRPTTGIPIPISPDILVKRVRPLVSNKLIVGFGLSNEDINSVIKAGADGIAIGTAFIKKIDSEGLDSSLNLVKELRGILDET, from the coding sequence ATGAAATACCTAGTTTGCTACATGACTTTAGGATATCCAAATTCAGATACTTTTCTAGAATTTATTGATAAATCCCAAAATTTGGGTTGCGACATATTAGAAATAGGTATACCCACAAACAACGCTAAATATGATGGCCCAACAATAAAATCAAGCTATAAAAAAGTTAATAAAATAAACATAGAAAATGAATTTAAAAATTTAAGCCATATTATAAGAAAACCAACACTTGCCTTAACATATTTGGAAGACCACGAAAATGATTTAGAAAATTTCTTAAAAATGATGAAGAAATATAATTTTGCAGGAGTATTAATGCCTGATTTAATAATAGATTACATAGGGGAATACAAAAAATACCATGAATTCGTTAAAAGAAATGAATTAAACGATGTAATATTTGTTTCCCCAACAGTACCAGATAAGATTTTAAAAGAAGTTTCTGAATATAGTGACCTTTTCCTATATTATGGAATAAGACCTACAACAGGTATTCCAATACCAATATCTCCAGACATTTTAGTAAAAAGAGTAAGACCTTTGGTTAGCAACAAACTAATTGTTGGCTTTGGTTTATCTAATGAAGATATAAATAGCGTCATTAAAGCTGGAGCTGATGGAATCGCGATTGGAACAGCTTTTATAAAGAAAATTGATTCAGAAGGATTAGATTCTTCATTAAACCTTGTTAAAGAGTTAAGGGGGATCCTTGATGAAACCTAA
- a CDS encoding TrpB-like pyridoxal phosphate-dependent enzyme, producing the protein MVGNEESLPEFWYNIIPDLPVPLSPPRDPPDGEFSRIDLLNEILPKEILRQQFTIERYIKIPDELREKYILIGRPTPLIRAKGLENALNTPAKIYFKYEGATPTGSHKINTALAQSYFALNEGIDHVVTETGAGQWGTAVSFSASLFNMKSTIFMVKVSYEQKPMRKILMNLYGGNVYASPSNLTEYGLNILKENPNHPGSLGIAMSEAIEYALKNKLRYLVGSVLDVAILHQSIIGLETMKQLEMIGENADILIGCVGGGSNFGGFSYPFIGNKIGEEYIAVGSEEIPKFSKGEYKYDFADSAGLLPLVKMITLGHNYVPPPIYSGGLRYHGVAPTLSILIKENLVKWKEYNEKEIFDAAKLFIKAQGIVPAPESAHAIRAVIEKALELKKNNEKKTIVFNLSGHGLLDLTNYDSMSKRLI; encoded by the coding sequence ATGGTAGGTAATGAGGAATCCCTTCCTGAGTTTTGGTATAATATTATACCTGATCTTCCTGTACCCTTGTCTCCTCCTAGGGATCCCCCTGATGGAGAATTCTCAAGGATAGATCTGTTAAATGAAATATTACCAAAAGAAATACTTAGACAACAGTTTACAATAGAAAGATACATAAAAATTCCAGATGAACTTAGAGAAAAATACATTCTAATAGGGAGACCCACTCCATTAATTAGAGCAAAAGGATTAGAAAATGCATTGAATACTCCAGCAAAGATTTATTTTAAATACGAAGGTGCAACACCAACAGGATCTCATAAAATAAACACAGCATTAGCTCAATCTTATTTTGCCTTAAACGAAGGAATTGATCATGTGGTAACTGAAACAGGTGCTGGACAATGGGGAACAGCGGTATCTTTTTCTGCATCTTTATTTAACATGAAATCAACAATATTTATGGTAAAGGTTAGCTATGAGCAAAAGCCAATGAGAAAGATTTTGATGAATCTTTATGGAGGAAATGTATATGCAAGCCCTTCAAATTTAACTGAATACGGATTAAACATATTGAAAGAAAATCCAAATCATCCAGGGTCTTTAGGAATTGCTATGAGTGAAGCCATTGAATATGCCTTAAAAAATAAACTAAGATATCTTGTTGGAAGCGTATTAGATGTTGCAATATTACATCAAAGCATTATAGGATTAGAAACAATGAAACAATTGGAAATGATTGGGGAAAATGCTGACATATTAATTGGTTGCGTAGGTGGTGGAAGCAATTTTGGAGGTTTTTCATACCCATTTATTGGTAACAAAATAGGAGAAGAATACATAGCAGTTGGTAGTGAAGAAATACCAAAGTTCAGTAAAGGAGAATACAAATATGATTTTGCTGATTCAGCAGGACTACTTCCCTTGGTTAAGATGATAACGTTAGGCCATAATTACGTGCCTCCGCCAATTTATTCGGGAGGACTAAGATATCATGGTGTTGCACCAACATTAAGTATATTAATTAAGGAAAATTTAGTTAAGTGGAAGGAATATAACGAAAAAGAGATTTTTGATGCTGCTAAACTTTTCATAAAAGCCCAAGGAATCGTTCCAGCACCTGAATCTGCACATGCAATTAGGGCAGTTATTGAGAAAGCATTAGAATTAAAGAAAAACAATGAAAAGAAAACAATAGTATTTAATTTAAGTGGTCATGGTCTATTGGATCTAACAAACTATGATTCTATGTCAAAGAGGCTGATATAA